A segment of the Bacteroidales bacterium genome:
TTAATGTATTTATTTAAATAATACTTTTATTATATTGATTATATGATTTTTATTTAATCATTACATATTTAATTCAAATGAAGATTATGGGCATATGTGATTTTTGTAAATATTCAAATATTTTTTAATATACAACCTGATGTAATTTACATTTGTAATCGTTTATGATTTAAAGAATGTTTTACAATTGTAAACCTTATATGTGCTAATTAAAAAATATCTTTACTCTCCTATTTTTTAATATATGCTTACAGAAAATAAATTTTAGCTAATTTTGCAAAAATGAATTGAAATTTTTATATTATGAGTAAAATTGAATCATCTGAACTAATTATCAATCCTGATGGAAGTATTTATCACCTTCATCTCCGCCCTCAAGATATAGCCGATACTATTTTATTAGTTGGCGATCCCGGTAGAGTTGAAATGATAAGCAAGCACTTTTCTTCGATAGATATTAAAATAATAAATCGTGAATTTTGTACTCATACTGGATATTATAATGGCAAACGTATTACTGCCCTTTCGACTGGTATAGGTACAGATAATATAGATATTGTATTAAACGAATTAGATGCACTTGTAAATATTGATTTTGAAACCCGAATACCCAAAAAAGAACATACTACTTTAAATCTTATTCGCTTAGGTACTTCGGGAGGTTTACAAGCCAATGTTGCAGTAGATTCATTTCTAGTGAGCGAAAAAGCAATTGGGTTCGATGGCTTACTTAATTTTTATGCTCAACGTAATGAAGTAGTAGAATTAGATTTTGAAAAGTCATTTACCGAATTTGTGGGTTGGAATTCGCTATTACCTTCACCCTATGTAGTTTCTGCATCGAGTAAATTATTAGAAAAACTCAAAGGCAATAATATGAGTGGTGTTACGATTTCGGCTCCTGGTTTTTATGGACCTCAAGGTAGAGTTTTACGCCTGCCTATTATTGATCCAGAAATTAATAATAAAATAGAAAAATTTGTTTTTAATAGTAAAAAAATCACAAATTATGAAATGGAAAGTTCTGCCCTATTTGGTTTATCAAAACTATTAGGGCACGAAGCTTTAACAATTTGTGTTATTATAGCCAATCGCGTTAATAAAACTTTTTCTAAAGATTATAAACCTAAGGTTGAGGCACTCATTAAATATACCTTAGATAAATTAACAGAATAATTAATGACATCCGAACTCGAAGCAAAAATAAAATTATTAGACGATCCCGACGATTCCATTTTTAAGGCTGTTCGGAAAAGTCTAATTGATGAAGGGAAAAATATTTTAACAAATTTAGAAGAAACATGGAGTAAAAATCTAAATCCCATTGTTCAAGAACGAATAGAGGATATTATTAAAACAATACAGTTTAATGATATTCAACAAGAACTTACCCAGTGGAAAAATAGCAATGGTATTGACTTAGCTTATGGTGCTTATATAGTTGCCAAATATTTATACTATGAGCTTAAATGGGAAGACATTGAAAATAAAATTGAAACTATTCGAAAAGATGTTTGGCTAGAACTGAATCAAGAGCTTACAGCACTCGAAAAAGTTCGAATTTTAAATCATATTCTTTATGATATTCATCAATTCAATGCTAATGTATCTAATATCAACTCGCCACAATATTATTATATAAATAATGCATTCGAAACCAAAAAAGCTCACCCCATTACAATTGCTATAATTTACATAAGTATTGCCCAACGTCTAAACCTTCCTATTTTTGGTGTTGATTTACCTAAAAATTTTGTAGCCGGTTATGTCGATCAACTTTCTGCTTTTGAAGCTTTTGGCGAAAATATTGATACACCCGTGCTTTTTTATATCAATCCGTTCAATAAAGGTTGGGTGTTTTCTAGAAAAGAAATAGATATATTTTTAAAACAAGCTAAAATTGAGCCTCAAGCCTCTTTTTATTCGCCTTGCCATAACATTAAAGTCATTGAACGACTTATTACCAATTTATTAATTACATACGAACAAATGGGTTATAACGAAAAAGCAAATGAATTAAGTTCACTTCTAAAAATATTGATGTAATTATGGAAAAAGCGAAACGTTACGAACATATTTATCAACAATGTGTTGAATTGGTAAAACCTGAAAATGATTTTATTTCGAAATTGGCAACCATTGTATCCCTCCTGCATCATAAAATGGACGGATTTTTTTGGACAGGTTTTTATTTACTTAATCCTCGAGGTGAGCTTTGGGTAGGACCCTATCAGGGACCTGTTGCTTGCCAAAAGCTTGCACGCCCCAATGGTGTTTGCTGGGCTGCTATTATTCAACAAAAATCGATTATTGTACCCAATGTGCATGAATTTCCTGGACATATAGCTTGCGATAGTCGCTCCAATTCAGAAATAGCAATACCTTTAATAACTAAAGAGAATAAA
Coding sequences within it:
- a CDS encoding nucleoside phosphorylase → MSKIESSELIINPDGSIYHLHLRPQDIADTILLVGDPGRVEMISKHFSSIDIKIINREFCTHTGYYNGKRITALSTGIGTDNIDIVLNELDALVNIDFETRIPKKEHTTLNLIRLGTSGGLQANVAVDSFLVSEKAIGFDGLLNFYAQRNEVVELDFEKSFTEFVGWNSLLPSPYVVSASSKLLEKLKGNNMSGVTISAPGFYGPQGRVLRLPIIDPEINNKIEKFVFNSKKITNYEMESSALFGLSKLLGHEALTICVIIANRVNKTFSKDYKPKVEALIKYTLDKLTE
- a CDS encoding GAF domain-containing protein; the protein is MEKAKRYEHIYQQCVELVKPENDFISKLATIVSLLHHKMDGFFWTGFYLLNPRGELWVGPYQGPVACQKLARPNGVCWAAIIQQKSIIVPNVHEFPGHIACDSRSNSEIAIPLITKENKTIGVLDVDSKNFSQFDEIDAEWLNKICLLIHI